Genomic DNA from Solanum pennellii chromosome 3, SPENNV200:
atgaagaaataaagtgaacactaactagggtaaCTTAAGGGGTAtgacttagtgtaggtaggggtatgggactctacctattcATTACACTATTTGGCCTTGatggaagtcctaggaggtttttcttatgttattatgtattatgatatcatgaaatgtataatgttgacattatatgtattatgatatcatgaaatgtataatgttgactttatatgaaGTTATTCTTACATGATCTTGGTTACCTTGATGAACATTGTATTGGTATATATTGGTATATGAGGTGATACCTacctatgatgatatgtgttatgaACCTGggcattacttatgatctcctATCTTGTTCACTTGATTGTGTGGGGTTATAGGACTTCCATGAGAATAACAGTTATAGGCTTTGGATGGGATTGttggtaagggtcttatatgttgatgataggAATTATTGAACATGAAATGCTGATATGTCATTATGATGATATTGTTCTGGTTTATGAACTTGTCGTATGTTGTTTTGATCCTTCTCTTGTTTTATGCTctattatatgtgcataaagGATTTAAAAATGACTTAGAATGTTTCAAATGAAATGGTCCCTTTCATGCATGTATTCAAATGGTTTTATGTGTGTATatgcatacttagtacaagtggtgtactaacccatatctctATGTTTCTGTAAATATGTAGGTTCTGGTCATTAAGCTTCTAGGAGGGTAATCTAGGAAGACTTGGACTCTTTTCTCCAAGCGTTGGTAGGTCCTGATGTTCGAGGATGTTACCTATATCTACATTCTAgctttgaatttttattttcaaaaatacattGTTCGTTCCTTTATGATTTGgatattgatgtaagcctatatTAGCATGTTGACTTTGTATTCACTATGTCCAATATTTATACTAGATCAAGATGGTTCAATATGATATAAAGTAATAGACTAATTCCTACGTATTAATTATGTTGTCATAAATGCgaagcctatgtatgcttcaTATGCGAGTGGTCTAAGTAAACTCCTTATgtagtatgcgagaggtctatctAAACCTCACTATATTGATAtgaatgaaaagttttaattttccgcaattttgaacctatgaaaggtaatgaagaatgctaagaggctattcttagtcctctttgaggatgatgacgtcggttacgtctagggggtgctctcctATCGTGAAAGGGAGTGTCCGATTATTTGGTTGAAGAGTGTCGTTCGGTGATGCTACATGACAAAATAGATATTTCTCGTTTGATGGTGCATgatcaacaagtggaagagactAGTAATAACAGGATGATTGAGGATGCTAGGAAGGCCAAGGCTTATGAAGGTGGTCCTTCTTAGGGAAGGtttgaaattcaagacaagcctagattcaagaagaggtactccaaccaagttccttctaagtttCCCAAGGCTCTgttgatagggtgtctaaccctaagtcccaAAAGGGAAGAAGTGGATGCTCACCAAGTGAAAAACCCACTTGTACTAGgtgtggtaagaagcatgtAGGTGAATGCTTAGCTGGAACGGgtaattgctttggttgtgatATGATTTGCCACAAGGTGAGGGATTGTCCAAATATAAGGGGTCAAGAGAAGGGGAGTGGTCAAtgtcaagcaagtggttctaattcCGATGTTCCAAGGAAGaatcacttctatgctctccgttCTAGGGGTGATCAAGAAGAATCTCTCGATGTTgtcaccggtatgttacaagtatttACTATTAATGCatttgctttacttgatcctAGTGCTACATTTTCATTTGTGATTCCTGTAGTAGCAATGAAGTTTGATATATTGCCCGATATCTTGATTGATCCATTTTTAGTtactaccccggtgggtgactcGGTtattgctaaaagagtctattgAAATTGTCAAATAATGTTGTCCAATAGAGTTACCATAGTAGAcgtggtagaacttgatatgtttaatttttatgtcaTCTGGGGAATTGGTTGGTTGCattcttgttttgcttccacCGATTGTTGAACAAGGGTggttaagttcaattttccaaatgaacccatgttagaatggaaggggggaaTTTTAATTGCTAGAGGTTGTTTCAATTCTTGTTTAAAAGCTTGTAAAATTATCTCTAAAGGATGTCTCCATATATGGAGGGCTAAGTTTATAGATTCCGAAACTCCTCCTTTACAGTTTATACCCTTAGTGAAGGATTTTCCGCAAGTCTTTCCCGATGACTTTCCCCGTATTCCTCTAGAATGAGAAGTTGACTTTTGTATTCACTTATTACTGgatacgaatcccatttcaattcatcCTTATGGGATGGCTCCGTCCGAATCAAAATAGTTTAAGGCTCAACTAAAGGATTTACTGGACAAgtgtttcattcaacctagatttctccttggggtgctccggtattgttagtaaagaagaaggatgtgtCCCTAAGGATATGCATTGATTATCGTCAACTAAAGAAGGTTACCATTaggaacaagtatcctctcccttggattgacgacttgttggtcaactccaaggggaaagctactttttgaaaatttatttgagGTTGGTGCATCACCAACTTAGGAtaagaggtgaggatgtaccaaaaACGACTTTCCAAACTTGTTacggtcactatgagttcctagtgatgtcttTTTGTTTCACTAATGCCCAgtgacttttatggaccttatgaataggctGTTCTAGAATTACCTTGATGCCTCATTGATTATCTTCATTGACAATATCTTGTATATTCAAAGATTGAGGGCGAACATATGTACCATTTAAGAGTGGTATTGAAGGTTCTTAAGGAACGTcaactattttccaagtatagtaagtgtgagttttggttgaaatcGGTGGCGTTTCTTGCGCATATTATCCCAACTGCGGGTATAGATGTCGATCTAAAGAAAACCAAAGCAGTTAATAATTGGTCTAAACCATTGACTCTAGTCGAAATTAGTAGTTTCTTGGGTTAAGCCGGGT
This window encodes:
- the LOC107013254 gene encoding uncharacterized protein LOC107013254, giving the protein MVHDQQVEETSNNRMIEDARKAKAYEGSVDRVSNPKSQKGRSGCSPSEKPTCTRCGKKHVGECLAGTGNCFGCDMICHKVRDCPNIRGQEKGSGQCQASGSNSDVPRKNHFYALRSRGDQEESLDVVTGMLQVFTINAFALLDPSATFSFVIPVVAMKFDILPDILIDPFLVTTPVGDSVIAKRVY